The following proteins are encoded in a genomic region of Ptychodera flava strain L36383 chromosome 23 unlocalized genomic scaffold, AS_Pfla_20210202 Scaffold_24__1_contigs__length_23054250_pilon, whole genome shotgun sequence:
- the LOC139124881 gene encoding uncharacterized protein: MDDTFHVDSRRCRERTMLLLDYYKKKDLGSLRRSGTEEEYKEKEQLLQEIKELEQDKGVLQVLQNTKTTESDREKASEIRRRAMETLRQSGAENDNSNNNNDDDEMPSRKAKRSRLSSAAASQNVLLFLERET; the protein is encoded by the exons ATGGACGACACGTTTCACGTTGATAGTCGCCGGTGTCGAGAACGCACCATGTTACTTTTGGACTACTACAAGAAGAAAGATCTTGGAAGTTTGCGGAG ATCTGGAACAGAAGAAGAATACAAAGAAAAGGAACAGCTTTTACAAGAAATCAAAGAACTGGAACAAGACAAAGGTGTTTTACAGGTGTTGcaaaacactaaaacaactgaaagtgaCAGAGAGAAGGCAAGCGAAATCAGGAGGAGGGCCATGGAGACACTGAGACAAAGTG GAGCTGAAAatgacaacagcaacaacaacaatgatgaTGACGAGATGCCATCCAGGAAAGCTAAGCGCTCTAGACTCTCCTCTGCTGCAGCATCACAAAATGTGCTTTTGTTCCTTGAAAGAGAAACATGA